The Bradyrhizobium barranii subsp. barranii genome segment GGTGCGCGTCGTGCTCGACGGCAAGGTTCCTTACGACAAGGAGCTGTGGAAGGGGCTCGCCGAGATGGGTTTTCTCGGCGTCGCAATCCCGGAAGAATATGGCGGTGCGGGCGCGGGCCATCTCGAGCTCTGCGTGATCGCGGAAGAGATAGGCCGGGCGAATGCGCCGGTGCCGTTCTCCTCGACGGTGTATCTTGCCGCCGAAGCGCTGCTGATCGCGGGCAGTGATGCCCAGAAGAAGAAGTGGCTGCCGGCGATTGCCTCGGGCGAGGCGATCGGCACGCTGGCGCTGTTCGAGGGCAAGGGCAATCCGTCGCCGAAGAACGTCAAGCTCACCGCTGCGAATGGCGTGCTCAACGGCGTCAAGAGGCCGGTCGCGGATGGTGCGATCGCCGACTTCGCTGTCGTCGCCGCGCGCACCGGATCGAGCGGTCGCGACGGCGACATCTCGCTGTTCCTCGTCGACCTCAAGGCCGGTGGCGTCGAGGTGAAGAGCCTCACCAATCTCGATCCGACCCGCGGACAGGCCGAGATCACGTTTAAGGATTGCAAGGCCGAGCCGCTGGGAGCTGCGGGTGAAGGCTGGAGCATTTTGACCCAGGTGCTCGATCGCGCGGCGGTGCTGTGCGCATTCGAGCAGGTCGGCGGCTCCGACCGCGCGCTCGAAATGGGCCG includes the following:
- a CDS encoding acyl-CoA dehydrogenase family protein; the protein is MNFDFSDDQKQLRDQARKFLTEKCSPKAVRVVLDGKVPYDKELWKGLAEMGFLGVAIPEEYGGAGAGHLELCVIAEEIGRANAPVPFSSTVYLAAEALLIAGSDAQKKKWLPAIASGEAIGTLALFEGKGNPSPKNVKLTAANGVLNGVKRPVADGAIADFAVVAARTGSSGRDGDISLFLVDLKAGGVEVKSLTNLDPTRGQAEITFKDCKAEPLGAAGEGWSILTQVLDRAAVLCAFEQVGGSDRALEMGRDYALDRIAFGRQIGSFQAVKHMLADMYVSATLARSNSYYGAWALSTNAAELPEAAAAARISATQAFQHCAKNNIQVHGGMGFTWEFDCHMYYRRANAMALGLGSLSYWEDQLIDRMRKKNAA